A genome region from Anopheles stephensi strain Indian chromosome 2, UCI_ANSTEP_V1.0, whole genome shotgun sequence includes the following:
- the LOC118507925 gene encoding eclosion hormone, whose amino-acid sequence MVSNKTVFIGVCVVVILAVVSNAPVEASPQIELMGGYDIIGICITNCAQCKKMYGAFFEGHLCAEACVQFKGKTIPDCEDLSSIAPFLNKMN is encoded by the exons ATGGTTTCCAACAAGACTGTTTTCattggtgtttgtgtggtggtgATCCTTGCCGTCGTCAGCAACGCTCCCGTTGAAGCTAGCCCCCAAATTG AACTTATGGGTGGATATGACATTATTGGCATCTGCATAACCAACTGTGCCCAGTGTAAGAAAATGTACGGTGCGTTCTTCGAAGGTCATCTTTGTGCTGAAGCATGCGTGCAGTTTAAGGGCAAAACCATTCCGGATTGCGAGGACTTGAGCTCGATAGCTCCGTTCTTGAACAAAATGAACTAA